attaaacagtataatgtcattccattataagtttacatcactatatataagaaatggagtactagttttaatcagctaatTTGTGGCTAtagtttcttgctcagacttatctgatttatttttgttaattactctcatataagaagaagagaagttattttctttctgttcattgttttattcattttacatttttattgctttgttaatttttaacaggataaagtgtccaaacgcagagaaaaactatatAAGTCATGACTAGTTTGAAGAACTAAAACATAAAGtagtaatgaatacttttttacatgaaggacacctattttacctccttttctgtaaagtttcagctccaaacactcattaaattatttgttatacCTGTTAGAATGTTGAGATTTTTGCTTTAAACACTTAGTCTTAGTGGATTAAagaagtttttttaattattttaaaatgtttagagtaaaggttttgatcaactccAAATACTGAATATATGTGCGTCTGTGAGAAAGTGGAAACgaaggagaaatgtatcaataagtcaagactgcaacagtaagtggcaaaaaaggtctaaaaaaacttttattttggcgtggcgtgtgacgtcataagcctgcGCCGTTCAAGCGCTGttattcaactggagaaaggtttgttttaaagcgtttacacttatataaaccgattgattaaagtttcagtttttttttcatttagtgctaaattatgtacctgctgttgacaatattagtGTCAATATTAGTATAGTACAAATGTttgaataaagataggataaactttttgtcctcaagaggaaatttgtcttgtgcaAAAAAAGTGCTACACattgctgtaagcagacaatcagctaaataaaacaaacaaaacaattaagaatatacataaaaaataaagtttaaaaaaaaggttacaGGGATGTGTGTAATAAGTTTAATAACTTAattgaaggtttaatttattaaatagtataTTGTCATTCCATTCTGAGTTTACAactatataagaaatggagtaatGTTACTAGCCTTAATCAGGTCATTTGTTTGTGGCTATTGTTACTTGCTCAAACTTACCTGATTTCTTATTGTTAATCACTCTcctataaagaaactgttgaagtaaGTGttaagaagttattttgtttctgttcattgttttatttattttaaacaggataaagtgtccaaacgcagagaaaaactcctgctgaagcgactgatctccacactgttataaagatggcgtttattaaagaggagagtgaagatgtgaagattgaagaaacattcacagtcaaacaagaagatctgcaggaacaaacaggttggttttcattctcaaagaccaactgagtcatttaatcctcattcagatattttaataataagaatactaaattaaatccatcttgcagctctgagtgtgctgcctagttctcctaaatgcacacaAGCACTCatgagctatgtttccatccaaaaatgcaaataaactttatgcacaaaactggattattgcataaaagatatGCAAATAAAGCTCAATGATTTCCattcaaatgaaatcaaatcacttttattgtcacatcatcagcagcacgtgtgctatgatgagtggaaagcttaggtgctggctccagacagtacaaaatacagacagtacaaatacaacaacagtgcaaaatacagacagtgcaaatacaatgacagagTCAAAgggaacaaaatcatcacttcctgattaactggtgccaaatatcaacagtaaaaatggaatttgctgcgataAGAGAAGCTGGATCAATAGCTGCGTTTCCACTATCTCGTCTAAAGCAAGCGAgacagggcgagccaaggccagtcgcgtttccactgtcacttcctgGGCCTAATCgagccaaagcggggctttctcgggcccagcggccggccttttttggcccgccgaataccttgggccaaagagggccagctggggcttcggggcggagtgaaaggagaggcagacactagttttccgatcgcacacgagtacatgcaccaaacaaataaccaaataaaaaaataagggaaagaaaacatctagccttttagtctggggtctttttgcgtatgatcacccttatgtttcccttttaaatgtaaggctgttgcataaaataataaagttttcatttataagtgactttgctccttgatgtttcaataacacataataatatttacaccatattaaagacacaacagacagtaaaggtttttgagagtttttgtcaagtttaaaaggtgtttgtgcgtgtttagatgcctgtatgtgaatgttagaccgagcaaaagagcgctctctcacagctctgttgatgctgcgagcggcttctgtttttatttattttgaagataatacacaacataaatacaacagaaaaacatgaaactttacaaatttcgtgtccatttttgtagactcaaaaacaatagtgtcatatcctaataaaatagcctaagatatattgaaataatttaaataattacaaatatcagatataataaaatcacataaaataaataaaccaatataaaacaaataaaatctatttataataatttaggtAGCCTATAAACAGtacataaatcaaaccattttaaagccatattaaactttcattttacaaaggcctatctgaaaaaaagattttagatattttctaaaacaataaacaccggaggaggtttgaaatattatttataaagtatatggatacgatgatattaatcaaatcatgtaaACAGAGCATTTAATGGGTGaatgaaagcagaaactaggctaccttttttttctttcatgcatGCATTATCCGCCTGATTCcggctgaagtgggcgggttgtgtgacgtttgattcgggggagattctgggggcggggtttgcatgaCACGCTGCGAggtactagcccgacagtggaaacgcgacatgatttctgcctcactgctcaaccccccttgcgattggcccggccctgcccgataaaagccctggcttgcacatgcccgacagtggaaatgcggctaatcttttcttcatctaataattgacttgcgcctcagagggTAATCCTGAAACGCAGTGAACGCGCGGTGGCGTTTAAAGGTATCAGACACGAAGATGCTCTTAATTCTGGAGgtcatgaataatataataacactaatacttaaactgTAAGGCGTtaaagaatgaccaaaacaagagttcagatgttttataatgtactgagctggctggtttgtccattcatacacatttgtatcatcacatgatctcttataacaaaatcacatgacctttttaatgcacatactggagttTGTATCGTGTTTTCCATCGTGATTTTTCATCTTTTCTTATGGAATAAAACGTTTATccaactcagttatgcgcatacgctttttttttttttttttttgcatcatggTGTTTCCATAAAccgtttttttatgtgcataaaaataggtggatggaaacataactattgaaagacaggaatgagtttctctcttgttacttgttctcgtgtcttttgtcattattttatttattattagtctcccattttctctaccttcttaaggctattgcttttcttgttctcctactgtttgtaaaagtgtccttgagcaccagtgctatataaaataaataaaaacttaaactgAGCTgtcgatatttgacctacagtattctcatagaagatatctgctaatacggtgatagtgttggcttagtactttccatttgcatatgtcacattGATCCAAATTAACTTTTTTCATCGACCTCTTTATTGGTTCtaacttgtttctagtagttgttactagttctcacagatagtattaGAGTtagaattacattattattataataactaattaccaggcctattgtgtttaatcagggtttctgcggggtcttaaaatgtcttaaattccaaaatcaaaattttcggccttaaaaagtcttaaatttactgaaatgttgtgttgtaggtctttaatctttttaaacaagtcttcattttccttttttatgttttgctgctcaatctggccaaaacccacacaatcaccatcaatccatctcaataaaactttcaacttttttaattcaaaaaggtcattttaactctatttgtcataAAGGTTTAAGTATTTTCCTCAcgataacatttgtttaaatgtgcaccatgtatttactgctgaagaCATCGAGGACAGATTGTTGTGTAGATTtagtttgttatagtttttaaaacatttgttcatttttaatttttatttaaagaaagtttatttaggaaaaaagtgtgtggatacaagtaaagcttgcatgttattacacacaatttaaaatcttttgctaagaaatatctataagatatatttttttattaatttattattgtattattaaatgtattaaattatcattttttttaatagggcaaattaaaatctttttcatctggggTATTTGAAAAATTcattagcctttagccctttatgagtctaaaattgtcATATTGGTATTAAaattgtctttaaaagtcttacatttaacttggtgaaacaagcagaaactctggtttaaagtataaaaaaacatggatgcccccaatattaaatatgctgaataaaatggacactaaaataattaattattataaaacattgtacagaattctaaactatatgatgttgctgcTGGGCGACGTGAGACTAAATGAACAAACTATTGTGGAACAATAACGTTAAACATTGcgctgactacaactggccaacaaactagtctaaaaatgacttttgctgcttaagaaatgaATTACagtatgctgatgatatgcagagatttgagtgtaaagtttgttagtattgaccatattcttcacgtaccagcaggcgccgccatttgaatctttttgctcttgacttttattaaagaattaattttAGTTACTAAAAACAGTGTTGTGCTGCTGAGGCATGGGACggtaaccattttcaaggtataacaCAGTTTGAAAAAagacaaggttttaaaaccgccaatatTTTCTGCTGTACCATTCATCGCTATAtgtaagtttgttttttttacattttgttttaagattttcaggacaacagtatctccagcagaaaaagatctccaaagatgccattttaaattgtaaagaaatctgtgtttatgaaacaaatgaagacaacagaagtcaAGTATTCAATTGAGtgattcagcctgacatgtttactgctccaaaatactttaaaagtttctcaaaagaaaatgttttgtgttctAAGAGGAAAAAGTGTctgtttacccagacatttaaaggaGTAATCACAGTActatgaaactgtgatattttttattcaaggttatcatactgtcagaatcttatactggcccatgcctaatgctgcttgttgtagcaaagtcatattttctgattttattgtttttctttgtatgtattgtcatgaacacacttgtttgcagaGCAAGAGAGCCTGTCTCTGAAAGAGagttttctgtcggtctcctcccttTATAAAAGATAAAGCGGTATTTCTCACTTAGCCTTACATATTcagccacctatttttatgtgcattttggataggctatgagcataaaaaattggttgatggaaatgtcatgatgcacataacttttgaaatataAGCATAAAGacacatgcgcataactgagtaggacaaactttttattcgataagagaaGATAAACTCACGTAAACAACGCaagcacttttactgaacaaattccagtatgtgtgtttaaaaaggtttgttataagagatcatatgatgatgaaaatgtgtgtgaatgcacaaaccagcaggctgagaacattataaacatctgaaatgttgttttggtcattctaaaacacctgaaccgtttcagtattcatgttattatattattaatgacctccagagcatCTGTTCTCTGCGTCTCATTGCTTCAAAAGCCaacacgtgttcattgtgtgccaGCATTGACCTCTGAGCTGTCatttaaagaaaagattcatgtagcttcttctaccgcagtaaattctgtttttactgttcttAATTGGGGcctgttaatcaggaagtgacgattttgttctctttgattcattggatggaaacgcagctttattcgcacatcttttatgtaacatcccagttttgcgcataaatttaattcgcatttttggatggaaacatagctattgtctaCATTTCAgttacacaaagaacaaagtcacatagcagaatggcttgtcctttcttaatgaataattagcttaaattcactaaCCTTCAAcagacatgtactgtaactagattaatgggattattactagttctaaaaagattttttttagtcctgcttacattctaaatgtcatttcaacctctaccacttgatagggctgtgcaattaatcgaaaatctggtttcaatttcgattttggcttctaaagattatgaaaaaccattaatcgagataaacgattattccatcatatagaACACACACCTAACGGCATCTTAATCTGAGCGCTTCAATGGTCAAATGCATGCAAATTTGGGTCAGAGTGCTGTGTTTAGTGAATATTCGTATTAACccttatttgtgtaataaacaaacaagttgagaatcaaaagacatgtgaaagagaaaccattattcttaaagtgacagtgcgcaatattcctgctgccgactgtttttagcattaatcaaacaacaaaaagagaaaatccctcactgctcttgactgaaagacTTTTGTAGCTCAAATGTTTTTCTGAAATTGAAAACTCTTGAGtatttaatctctcggtaaatcaactcagagttcaagtttaaactctgagttggttgaacctccttactgaaacaggccccaggtcatcATGACATGATTGACAATTGTTGCTGTTTGTCATTATACTCTGTTTATCCTGAGAGCTGATGCTGAGTATTCTTAGGGCTTTTCAAACTTcaaattgttaaccctgggtcaaTCTATACCTGGAAAAATTCTGGGTTATCTGTAGTCACCTtccacactgctcatgctatacctGGGGTTAAAAAATAATCCTGGGTGTTCATTAACAGACAGTTCACATTCATAAACCCtgggttatcattattattttgtatatttatgttgtcACTGTCCCTGATTGGATAAACCACAAGTAacctttttagatggcatttctgcatcttgtctGGTATATACAATGTCACCAAGTAGGTCTTCAGCCAAGCCTCAGGGCATACACAAAAgcaagaaaacaaagacaaaagtacaaataaatgaaaacaagtaACAAAGTATGTCATCTTGCCATCTCCTCATCACTCCTAAGTTttatacaataatgcaaacttgcAAATATAAGCGTGAATTATGCATACTTGCTATGGACTTGCAGGACTTGTCTCAATCGGGTCTTCCAAGCAAGCGGGAACACAACATGAGTAATCTAGAGCACTCGCATTTGatcatttgctttaaaaaaaaaaagagcttggttttcctctgacccctaaattaaatattctacaaggtatatgatctgattttgagctgaaacctcagacacattcttggaacaccaaagacttattttacatcttgtaaaaaatggGTAATTGTAGGaaccttttaaagggatagttgatgcagaaatgaaaatagcctcaccatttactcttccTCGTGTggatttaaacctttatgagttaaacacagaagataaaaaaataaaaataaaaaaaacgctaCTGGCTTACTGTATTCCACAATAAAGGAAAGTTCGAAACcacatgatggagagtaaatggtaaggtAATTTCATGTTAAGACATTCAACATCCATTTCTTGCTTGTCGCTTTGAGTCTTCATActaaagctaacttttttttttttttagaccggATGGTGCTGAAGGAAGAGACACATGGACAGAATGAAATAGATAAGAAACAGCAGTTTGAGAAACCACAAGAAAtaacgactgatgaaaaacccacactgactaaaaagacttcattacacggaagacctcggaaatccaaatctgggtgtaatttcagctgtaaacagtgtagaaagagtttcagtcaaaagtcaaaccttgatgttcacatgagagttcacacaggggagaaaccttacacctgcgaacagtgtgcacagagttttagtcaaaaacaatgcttaaaaactcacatgagaattcacactggagagaagcctttcagctgcaagcagtgtggaaagagttttagtcaaaagccaaaccttgatattcacatgagagttcacacaggggagaaaccttactcctgcgaacagtgtggaaagagttttagtcaaaaacaaagctttaaaacccacatgagaattcacactggagagaagccgtacacatgccaacagtgtggaaaaaacTTTCGTCATGCAAGAAATTTGGCAGcgcacatgagaactcacactggagagaagcctttcagctgtaaacagtgtagaaagagtttcagtaAAAAGGCGAACCTGATtgctcacatgagagttcacactagggagaaaccttacacctgcgaacagttTGGAAAGAGTTTAGGTAAAAAACAAGACCTttacatccacatgaggattcacatgggagagaaaccttacacatgcacagagtgtggtaaaagtttcccacataaaaacacactcaaacaccacatgagaactcacactggagagaagccgtttgcatgtgctcagtgtggaaagagcttctcaACCAAAGCTAGCCTCAAGAACCACATGAAGGttcacactggaaccatagtgttcacatgtgatcagtgtggaaagagtctcacacgcaAAGACACCATTAAGCGACACATGCAGACTCACTCAGGAGAGGATCgttttagatgcagtgagtgtggaaagggctttaagtgtaaaagaagcctcaacactcacctaaagcttcacaatggagagcagagTCCGCAAAATTgaggccttgtccacacaaacacgggtatatacaaaacggcagctttttcatgtagtttggctgttcgttcaagtgaagtttatttaaaaactactttcgagaggatcacatgcttagcTAAAACATGATTCACAAATTAGATCATCCTTTGTTATAAATTAGTGTCTCACTGACAGTACTTTGgtttaagttacttgaagacGGACAAGTTAACATCACAgctgaggaactgcactattcattgtcttcaataaagtcttcacCCCGTAAGacctttggtcagcttacttatttgATGTATTAAGAGTCCATCTATACAACtgttaagccaaatacagcaaaatctgaCAATGTGCTTTAACTTATTATGAACCGATCACCATATTTGTGCAGGGTTttacacaattctttcatgttgtcttaacacaaattAAGGTAACTTAACACTTTTACCAAATTATTTGGACTGaacattaagttgtcccaatgaaatctcaagaattgtgttatttcagcacattttagttaagtagtttgaacaagtaaaaaaaaaggttgttttttcccccgatttctgtttCATGGAGATAAGACTTTTtctgcacatttttaaacattatagtcttaataactaatctctaataactgatttattttatgtttgccatgacaGTAAATTAGACTAGtaattgtataaggatggtttgttctgtagactatcgggaaaattagcttaaaagggccaatagttttgtctttaaaatggtttaaaaaagaataaaaaaactgattttattctagctgaaataaaacaaataagactttctccagaagaaaaaaatcagacatactgtgaagattttcttgctatgtttaacataatttaggaaatataaaaaaacatgaggggctatatatatatatatatatatatgctttacaTGCATAAACAAGGAAGAGGTAATACAATTACAACAATAGGCAGACACAAATATAGGAAAAAACAGTGTTTAGTAATGACAATTGTatttaaagtaagaaaaaaagtaaataaatacaaattaaattaataataaaacaaaaataattatattataaaagttTATGCAATATAAACATTCAAAGGGTACAGAATTTGGGTAAAGGGTACAGAATTTGCTGAAAAAAGTagctgctttatatatatatatatatatatatatatatatatatatatatatatatatatatatatatatatatatatatatatatatatatacacacacacacacacagtactgtgccctggtcagttggcatttctgtgtggagtttgcatgttttcccagtgttcacgtgggtttcctctgggtgctccggttttccccacaatcaaaaaaaaacatgtggtacaggtgaattggggaaggTAAATTGTCTACTATATGAAAGAAAAAGAGAAGGGGGGGGGTGTTAATAGGTTTAGATCTGGAGAAGGCTTTTGACAGGGTAGAGCAtgattttttatttgcagttcttaagGAGTTTGGATATGGGTAAAATTTTAGAAAATGGGACTTCCGGTTATGGTAGCGTTAGGGTAGGACGTGGTGTGGAGAGCCCCCGAATAATTTCACTTAAATAACACACCGTAAAGACCTTTACCGTAACAAAAGTACTTTATTTAACATAATAAGTTGATGCACTTCGAACATTACAACAAACATGCCGAATCCAAAGAAAACTGACAACTAAAAGGATGATACACACGACACGAGGCAGCCACTATCTGAACCCCCGCCCTGGTTCCACGCAGAAATGGAGAAAGGATTTCTCAGAATCCAGGAGTTAATTGACGGACGCCTGAGTAAATTTGCAGAATCCGTGGAGAAAATGGGTAACGGACTACAATCAATGAATCTGAGAATGGTGGAGGTAGAAACTAAACAGAAGGAGACGGAAGAAGCGGTAATGAGCCTTCACAAAGATGTCGCGGATGTTAAATCGGCTGCTGACGACGAAATCAAACTGCTGAAAGATAAAATTGATGAACTCGAAAATCAATCTCGTTGCCAGAATTTACGTCTTGTCAGTTTCCCAGAGGGAGTGGAAGGTAGGAATGCTGTGGATTTTTTGAAGGAATGGCTACCTAAGATTCTGGATCAGGAGGACGAGTTCTATGAAATTGAAAGAGCTCACCGCACTTTGCAACGACGACCGGCTGAAAATGGCAAACCGCAGGCCATTCTGGTTCGATTCCTTCGGTACGGAGACACACTTAAGATCCTCAATGCGGCCAGAGAAAAGGGCAAGCTCACCTATGGCAACTCTAGCATTATGATTTTTCGGGATATGTCATCCACCCTGTTTAGAAAACGACAAGAATTCAGCGCACTCAAAAGACAGCTACGCAATAACGATGTGTCTTACGCCGTACTTTATCCTGCGACGCTGAGGATTCAGCTGCCTGAGGGACAAAGATCTTTCAACTCCAAAGCATCGGCAGAAACTTATCTTCGACAACATCATCCACATCTGCTTGTCGGATAAGACACTAAAACTATATCGACGAATTCCGGATCATCCAACTCTAACGTAACCTGAACAATCACACTAAACTGCTAAAAATATACGGTGGATCACTTTTCTCTCGGATGAACATGTAAGAACTTAACGTTAACTCTGTCAAGAGTGATCTTTATATTGAAAAGCTGGCAAAAGAAAtgtgttcatatttttgttcaaatgtttacTAACTTGCGTATTTCGGATTTATCACTTGTTCGTAGTGATTAATATGTTGTTTAAAGTACATAATATAAGTATTTGTGGGGATATACATAACTTGTTAGGGAGCTTTTAGTTTGGACAAGAAGTCAAGGTCGACTGTATGATGCAGTGCACACTCAGTCAAGGGGGTTTAAAGTTTCACACTTCGTTTGGGGAAGTGTTGGTAGGGGGGATTGGACAGAACACATATTCGATTTATTTAGGTGTTGGGCTGTTTAACCATATGTTCTCAAGGCACTCaggaaataaaacattaatttatagTTAATGTCAGATACACTGAAATATAAATATGTGACTTGGAATGTTAACTGTTTAATTCAAATacttaaaagaaaaaagtaatattataccTCAGAAAGCATAATATTGGAATTGCCCTTCTACAAGAAACACACTTGACTGATCCCGAACATCTAAATCTTAAAAAGCAGTGGTCTGGACAAGCTTTTTTTCTTCCGTCACATCGCAATCAAGAGGGGTGGTCATA
The Danio rerio strain Tuebingen ecotype United States chromosome 4, GRCz12tu, whole genome shotgun sequence genome window above contains:
- the LOC108184001 gene encoding uncharacterized protein codes for the protein MAFIKEESEDVKIEETFTVKQEDLQEQTDRMVLKEETHGQNEIDKKQQFEKPQEITTDEKPTLTKKTSLHGRPRKSKSGCNFSCKQCRKSFSQKSNLDVHMRVHTGEKPYTCEQCAQSFSQKQCLKTHMRIHTGEKPFSCKQCGKSFSQKPNLDIHMRVHTGEKPYSCEQCGKSFSQKQSFKTHMRIHTGEKPYTCQQCGKNFRHARNLAAHMRTHTGEKPFSCKQCRKSFSKKANLIAHMRVHTREKPYTCEQFGKSLGKKQDLYIHMRIHMGEKPYTCTECGKSFPHKNTLKHHMRTHTGEKPFACAQCGKSFSTKASLKNHMKVHTGTIVFTCDQCGKSLTRKDTIKRHMQTHSGEDRFRCSECGKGFKCKRSLNTHLKLHNGEQSPQN